From the Thermosynechococcus sp. genome, the window CCTCCTCCGAACACACTTTCCCTGAGAAGCTACGGACAGGTAGGCTGGATCATGCAATGGCAGAACTTATTGCGGACGGTGTGCGTCTAAGGGAGCTTGAAGCAACTAGACTGAAATTTGAATTTGATGCAGAGGGAGCGCGCAAAACTAAATCGCAGGGTGTGCCAGTTCACACACCTATCCCCGATTAAGTATGCTGAGCTCGTTTAAGGGCATGGGTTGGCGAGCCAACTGAACCGTGGGACTGTGCATCGCTGGTGGAGGAAAGGGAATGGAGCAACGGTGGCATTCTTGGCAATTTCGAGCGGTGGTGAGTTGTCTATGGGCACCCACTGCCGCATGGATTATGGCTCAGCCAGCTACAGCCAGGGATCTGCAACTGTGGCGCCTCAACCCTGCCACTAATCAACTGGAAATCCGCACCGAACGGGCTGTTCAGCCCCGTGCTGAGTTGGTCTACAATCCAACCCGCCTTGTCATTGACTTGCCTGGTGTCGTTCTCGGGAGCCCCCAGATCAGTCAAAACTACAGTGGTGCCATTCGCCAAGTGCGGGTTGCCCAGTTTGACCCCCAAACGACGCGGATTGTGGTCGAATATGCGGCGGGTTTTACAATTGACCCGCAGCAGGTGCGCTTTCGGGGAGTCACAGCCAATAACTGGTTGGTGCAACTGCCCACACCCCAACAGCAGACAGTTGCGCTACCGACGCCGCCCCCACCGTCTTCCCCTTCCACCCCTTCGGTACCGCCCACAGAGCCCCTGCAAATTCGGAGTTGGCGTGCCGATGGCACGGGTTTTCTCGTGTTTGCTGATCGCCCCTTGCCCGAAGGCAGTTACACCCTTCGCCGGCCGCGGCGCGATCGCCTTGAAATCCTCCTTAGCAATAGTGAACTCATTCGCAACTTTAGTCCCCGGCGCTTGGAACTGCGCCGCTTTGGTCGGGATCGCATCCGCGCCGAAATCCGTGCCCAGAGCGATCGCCAAGTCCAAATCACCCTCGATATTGATGCCCAAGATGCCGATTGGCAAGTGAGTCCCCGTAATGATGGCTTCGTGATTGTGCCCTCAACCACGGCAATTACCCCGCCGACGGCTCCGCCACCCCCCCAACGACCTCGTGGGATTCCGGCAGCCAGTGCGCAAACCCCCCTCACAACAATCCAGCGCGTTGACTTGGGGGGACGAGAGTTATTAATTCAGGGCGATCGCACCGTTTTCTATAGCGTGGGCTGGGAAGGCAATCGCTATCGCATTCGCCTCCGCCAAGCCCAGTTGGGGAGTGATCTACGGGAACCGTTCCTTGCCAGCGGCAGCCCCCTGAGCAATATTGAATTTCGGCAAGAGGATAACCAAACTGTCTCCATTCTCCTCACCCCAGCGCCCAACTTTCGCATCCTTGGCCCTCGTCCCCTATCGGCTGAAGCGTTTGTTGTGCAAATTCAGGGGACAAATGACTCCCTAGGGAGTACGTCCACCCCTATTGATATTCCACCAACAGTAAGCCCCGAGCCTCCTCCTCAACCCGTCCCCCGCGGTCGTTTTGTGGTGGTCATTGACCCGGGTCATGGGGGGCCAGATGCTGGCGCAGTGGGTATTGGCGGCATTCGCGAAAAGGATATTGTTCTAGATGTTGGTCTTCAGGTGGCCCAATTTTTGCAGCAGCAAGGTGTGCAGGTGATAATGACCCGCACTACAGATATTGATTTAGACTTGGCTCCCCGGGTAGCCATTGCCGAACGGGCACGGGCAAATGCCTTTGTCAGTATTCACGCCAATGCCATTAGTATGGCTCGCCCCGATGTGAATGGATTGGAAACCTACTTTGCCCCCGGACGCTCCAGCCGCCTCGCTGTTGCCATTCACAGGAGTATTCTCAGTTCCTTGAATATTCGCGATCGCGGGGTAAGGTCGGCGCGGTTTTATGTTATCCGCAACACTTCCATGGATGCCACTTTGGTGGAAATTGGTTTTGTCACTGGCGCAGAGGATGCAGCAAACTTTCAGAATCCGACCTGGCGCACGCAAATGGCACGGGCGATCGCCCAAGGTATTCTGAATTTTTTGAATGGGAGATGATGGAGCTGACGGGAGTCGAACCCGTGTCCGCCCTAGCTATTCATCGACTGCTCCTTCACAGGCTTAGCCTTTTTGACCCTCAGGCGGGGACTGTTCCTTATCCCGAACAGTAGGATGCTCTGGTAGAGTCTTTGCTAAACAGCCCACCAGAGAGAACTGCCTAGCGCATCCGTTGGGGTTAACCCGCTGCCCTTAACGGAGTCGGACAACGAGTGCTCGAACCTGTATAGAGGTCTTAGGCTACCGCAGCAGCTTTACGAGCGAAAGGAACGATGTTGTTCGCAGTTACTTTTGACTTGGACTCTGG encodes:
- a CDS encoding N-acetylmuramoyl-L-alanine amidase, giving the protein MEQRWHSWQFRAVVSCLWAPTAAWIMAQPATARDLQLWRLNPATNQLEIRTERAVQPRAELVYNPTRLVIDLPGVVLGSPQISQNYSGAIRQVRVAQFDPQTTRIVVEYAAGFTIDPQQVRFRGVTANNWLVQLPTPQQQTVALPTPPPPSSPSTPSVPPTEPLQIRSWRADGTGFLVFADRPLPEGSYTLRRPRRDRLEILLSNSELIRNFSPRRLELRRFGRDRIRAEIRAQSDRQVQITLDIDAQDADWQVSPRNDGFVIVPSTTAITPPTAPPPPQRPRGIPAASAQTPLTTIQRVDLGGRELLIQGDRTVFYSVGWEGNRYRIRLRQAQLGSDLREPFLASGSPLSNIEFRQEDNQTVSILLTPAPNFRILGPRPLSAEAFVVQIQGTNDSLGSTSTPIDIPPTVSPEPPPQPVPRGRFVVVIDPGHGGPDAGAVGIGGIREKDIVLDVGLQVAQFLQQQGVQVIMTRTTDIDLDLAPRVAIAERARANAFVSIHANAISMARPDVNGLETYFAPGRSSRLAVAIHRSILSSLNIRDRGVRSARFYVIRNTSMDATLVEIGFVTGAEDAANFQNPTWRTQMARAIAQGILNFLNGR